From Geotalea uraniireducens Rf4:
CTACGACCGTTTCGTCGAGATGCTGGTCGAAGGTGCGAAACGGCTCAGGCTGGGGAACGGGCTGCATAAGGAGACCGATGTGGGGCCGCTCATCAACGAGCAGCAGTGCAGAAAGGTCCTCGACTACATCCGCATCGGCATCGGCGAGGGTGGAGAGCTCCTCACCGGCGGCAGGCAGGTAACAGAAGGGGGGTGCGGCAATGGGTGGTTCATCGAGCCGACGGTCTTTGGCGGGGTGCGCCCGGAGATGCGCATAGCCAGGGAGGAGATCTTCGGCCCGGTGGTAAGCGTCATCAAGTGCGGCGGCTTTGCGGAGGCGGTGGAAATCGCCAACGACGTCCCCATGGGGCTTTCTTCGGCCATCTACAGCCGCGACGTCAACCTGACCGCCAGGGCCGAGCGCGATCTCCAGTCGGGAATAGTCTACATCAACGCCTCCACCATCGGTGCCGAGATCCATCTTCCCTTCGGCGGCTGGAAGCACTCCGGCTCCGGCCACCCGGAGGCGGGGGGAAGAGGAGGCGCCCTGGATTTCTACAGCCGGGTGAAGGTGATCTACCGCGATTTCAGCGGCAGACTGCAAAAGGCGCAGATCGACAAGTAAATCTTTAAAAAGCATTTTGAACACGGATCAAATCCGATTTGTACGGATTTAGAAGACCAAGAAACAAAAGAAATATGCCCTTGATTTATCAGTGTAAATCCGTATAGATCCGTGTTAATCCGTGTTCAACTGCCTTTATTGATACCCCTGAGCAGTCAGAAGAAGCGTCTCCGGCGGAGGTGGTGAAAACGGGGGGTCGGGGCGCACGAGCAGCACGGAAACGTTATCGAAGCCCCCCCTTCTGTTCGCCTCGTCCACCAAAGCGGCCGCGGCCTTGTCCAGGTCGTCCCGCTCCCTTTGCAGCACATTCTCCATGTCGCTATCGGCAAGCATGCCGGTCAGGCCGTCGGAACAGAGGAAGATGATGTCCCCCTCCTCCAGTTCCAGGATGTGGATCTCCGGGACAAGCTCGTCCGACGCCCCGACCACCTGGGTCAGGATATGCTGCGCACCCGGCGGGAGGTCCTCTTCAGCCACGTGCTCGTACTCCATGAGGTAGGCTGCATAGTTGTCGTCTGTGGTGATCCGCCGCAGACTCTCCCGCCGGAAGAGATACACCCTGCTGTCCCCCAGGTGGCAGACGAAGGCCTGCGCCCCCTTTATCACCACCATCTCAAGGGTCGTCCCCATCCCCGCCAGGCCCGGCACTGTCATCCCTTTCTTGAACACTGTAGAATGGGCCGCGGCAAGTGCATCCGCAAGAAGCCTTGTCATCCCTCCCTTGTCTGTCCGCCCGGTGGCCTGCCGGAGAAGCTCGTAAGCGGTCCGCACCGCCAGATCGCTCGCCACCTCGCCCCCCCGCTGCCCCCCCATGCCGTCGGCGAGGAGGAATATCCCCTTCTCCGCGTCTGCGAGAACGCTGTCCTCGTTGTTTTCCCGGACCTTTCCCTTATCGCTCTTCCAGGCTGCTTTCATAGTCTTATCCGCTGCATGATCTTGATGACAACGTCTGCGACATAAATTATAGCAAACATAAGCCGATTGTCGCTGGACGGCGTCACAGGATTTGCGGGGTTTCCGGGACATCGGCCCATGAAAGCGTGCGGAGAACCTTGCCGACAACATTGGTTGAATTTAACCACAAGCCGGTTATACTTGACTCAAACATTTTTCCCCAGGCGATAGACGACAAGGCTCAACCATTCGTGAGAATGGGGCGGAAAGCCCATCGGGTCTCCACGAGACAGCCGGGTTACCGAAATATCCCACAGGATACGAGGCCCCGGTTTTTTTGCGTTCAGATGCAAAAACCGGGAACGGCATCTCACGGGCAAGAGGGCAAAGGAGAGGAGAAAATGAGCGAGAAATGGGCACGTTTTGTTGTTGTTCTGCTGCTGGTATTGCTCGTTGTCGGCAAAGGCTCCGCCGAAGCAGATACGGAGAACGGACCGATGCGGGCAAAGTTCAGGGAAGGAGCGCTGATCGTCAAATACAAGGAAGGGGTGACCGAAGAAACCAGGAGGCACAGCCGGGAACGGCACGGCTCTGTGCATAAGCGGGAGTTCAGCGGGCTGCGCATGGAGCGGGTGGGTATCGGCCAGGGCAGGACCGTCGCGGAGGCCGTCAAAGAGTACGAAATGGATGACGACGTCGAATACGCCGAGCCGGATTATGTCGTCCGGGCGCTGGTAGTCCCCAACGATCCGAGATTTTCCAGCCTCTGGGGGCTTTCCGCAATCGCCGCGCCGGCCGCCTGGGATACAACTACAGGCAGCAGCAACGTGGTCGTCGCGGTGGTCGATACCGGTATCGATTACAACCACCAGGATATCAGGGCCAACATGTGGGTCAACCTGGCGGAGCTGAACGGCACGCCCGGCAAGGATAACGACGGCAATGGCGTCGTTGGGGATATTTACGGGTACAATGCCGTCAAGAACAACGGCAATCCGCTGGACGACAACGCCCATGGGACCCACGTGTCGGGGACCATCGGCGCGGTCGGCAACAACGGCATCGGGGTGACCGGCGTCAACTGGAACACGAAACTGATGGCATGCAAGTTCCTCGACGCCAGCGGCTCCGGCTATATATCGGATGCCATCGAGTGCTTCCAGTACGTCAAGGGAATGAAAGCACGCGGCGCGAATATCGTCGCAACCAACAACAGCTGGGGTGGAGGGGCCTATTCCCAGGCCCTCTACGACGCCATCAACGCACAGCGGGACATCCTCTTCATCGTCGCGGCGGGA
This genomic window contains:
- a CDS encoding PP2C family protein-serine/threonine phosphatase, with the protein product MKAAWKSDKGKVRENNEDSVLADAEKGIFLLADGMGGQRGGEVASDLAVRTAYELLRQATGRTDKGGMTRLLADALAAAHSTVFKKGMTVPGLAGMGTTLEMVVIKGAQAFVCHLGDSRVYLFRRESLRRITTDDNYAAYLMEYEHVAEEDLPPGAQHILTQVVGASDELVPEIHILELEEGDIIFLCSDGLTGMLADSDMENVLQRERDDLDKAAAALVDEANRRGGFDNVSVLLVRPDPPFSPPPPETLLLTAQGYQ